The Paludibacter jiangxiensis DNA window CGGCTCTGGAAATGGTGAAGACCGATAAAAACGGCGAACCGGACAATGTATACATCCGCGAGAATATTGCAAAACAATTGCAGTTGAATCCTGATGCGGAAATCTATATCACACAGGGGTATATCTGTCGTAATTTCTATGGCGAAATCGACAACCTGCAACGCGGAGGCAGTGATTATACCGCATCTTTGCTGGGAGCTGCTATCGATGCTGAAGAAGTTCAGATCTGGACTGATATCGACGGTATGCACAATAACGATCCCCGTTTTGTGGAAGGTACCAAGCCGGTTCGTAATCTGCATTTCGAAGAAGCTGCCGAGTTGGCTTATTTCGGTGCTAAAATTCTTCACCCGACATGTGTGTTGCCCGCTAAACTGAGCAATATTCCCGTTCGTCTTTTGAATACGATGGATCCTACAGCTCCGGGTACACTTATCTCGAACGAAACAGAACACGGGAAAATCAAGGCTGTAGCTGCAAAAGATGGGATTACCGCGATAAAAATCAAATCGGGCCGTATGTTGCTGGCTTATGGTTTTATGCGTAAAGTATTCGAGATTTTCGAAAGCTATCAGACTCCGGTCGATCTTGTTACTACTTCTGAAGTTGGCGTTTCTGTTACAATTGATAAGACCAAACATCTCGAAGAGATCGTTAACGACCTGAAGAAGCTGGGAACGGTGACCGTTGAAAAAGATATGGTGATTATCTGTGTCGTTGGCGACCTGTATCACGAATACGTAGGTCTTCAGGCTATCGTGGTGAACGCCCTCAAAGATGTTCCGGTTCGCATGGTTTCTTACGGAGGAAGTAATTATAACATTTCATTCCTTGTTAATAAAGACGATAAAATTAAAGCTCTTCAGGCACTGCAATCTATCTTTGAATAATTATTTGCTAATAAACTAATTCGCCAATATGTCAATTAGCTGGTTCCACTGAATCTGATAATTGGCATATTGGTTTTGCTAAAAGCTGTTTGGTGCGTTGGCATATTAAAATATAGAATCTATGGTAAAAGGATCTTTTCCTGTCGATAAACTGAGGGTGGTTGAAACACCCTTTTATTTTTATGATCTGCAGTTGTTGAAGCAGAACCTTGAGGCTGCCAAAACAGAAGCCGAACGCTATGGCTATCATGTTCATTATGCGGTGAAAGCAAATGCTAACGACCGTATTCTCGAAACTATAGCTAAGGCCGGTTTCGGTGCAGATTGTGTGAGTGGTGGAGAAGTGGAAGCTTCTATCAAAGCCGGTTTTCCTGCAGGCAAAGTGGTATTTGCCGGAGTCGGTAAAGCCGACTGGGAAATCAACCTCGGACTTGACAACGATATTTTCTGTTTCAATGCAGAATCGATTCCCGAACTGGAAGTGATTGACGAACTGGCCGCCGCCAAAGGCAAGAAAGCCCGTGTGGCTCTGCGTATCAATCCGAATGTGGATGCTCATACTCACCACTATATCACTACCGGCCTGAACGAAAATAAGTTCGGCTTCAATATGGAGGATATGAGCAAGGTGGTGGATTTGCTTAAAACTCTTACCAATGTAGAACTGGTTGGAATTCATTTTCATATCGGTTCTCAAATCACGGATATGTGTCCGTTTCAGAACCTCTGCGTTCGGGTGAATGAAATTCAGGATTTCTTCGAACAAAAAGGGTTCAAACTGGAGCACGTCAATGTTGGAGGAGGATTGGGAATTAATTACCAACATCCTAACCATGTTCCTATTTCTGATTTTGAGGCATACTTCAAGGTGTTTCATAATCATCTGCAATTGCGCCCCCGTCAACAGCTTCACTTCGAGCTGGGACGTGCCATGGTGGCTTCTTGCGGTAGCCTGATCACTAAGGTGCTCTATGTGAAAGAAGGAACTACCAAAAAATTCGCGATTGTGGATGCCGGTATGACCGACCTGATTCGTCCTGCTCTTTATCAGGCATATCACCATATCGAAAATATTACATCCGACGAGCCATTTGAACCGTATGATGTTGTGGGCCCGATTTGCGAATCGTCCGATACATTTGGAACAGCACGTATGCTCAACGGAACAAAACGCGGAGATTTGATTGCTCTTCGTTCTGCAGGTGCATATGGCGAAATTATGGCATCCCGCTATAACCTGAGAAAATTGCCCGGAGTTTATTATTCCGATCAGGATTGAATTTTGGAAAGGACAGGCAATCAACTGAAAAAATAAATTTGCTGAAGATAAATCGAGATGAATATTTTAGCCTCTCTACAACGTTTGACGGCAATCGACTATTGTTTGATGGCCGTTTTGTTGGTAGTGTTTGGAATACAGATTTACTATTATAGTTATCACTTCGCATCTATTATTAAATACAGGAAGAAAAGAGACAACGGCATTGTTCCGTTTGTAGAGAATCTTCCTCCTGTGTCTGTGATTATTTGTGCTAAGAACGAGTCGGAGAACCTGCGTCAGTTTCTTCCTGCGATCCTCGAACAGGATTATCCCTGCTTTGAGGTGATTGTTGTAAATGACGGCTCGACCGACGAAACTTCCGATTTGCTTCAGGAACTAAGCCTTACATATCCGAATCTCTATCGCACTTTTGTTCCGGAGAATGCCAATATTCGCAGTACCAAAAAGCTAGGGCTGACCATTGGAATTAAGGCGGCCAAGTTTGATGTACTGTTGTTTACTGATGCAGATTGCAAACCTGCCAGCAACAAGTGGATCGAAAATATGGCCCGCAATTTTACTCAAAGTACCGAATTTGTACTGGGTTATGGAGCATATATGCAGGAAAATGGTTTCATGAGTCGTATGATCTCTTTTGATACACTTTTTATCGGCATGCAATCTCTGGGGTATGCTCTCAATGGTCATCCATACATGGGTGTGGGACGGAATATGGCGTACCGGAAGGAAACTTTTGTGCGGATGAAAGGCTTTTCCAAATCACTTGGCATTCAGTCTGGTGACGACGATCTGTTTGTGAATAATGGGGCCAATGAATACAATACCCGTGTAGAAATATCGGCTGAAAGTGTTACATGGTCGGTTCCGAAGTCTACTTACAGGAGTTGGTTCCGGCAGAAAGAAAGACATTTATCGACATCGTCTTTCTATAAAGCGGATGGTTTGTTGCGTATTGGAGTTGAAGTGGCCTCACGGGGATTGTTTTATGCCTTGATTTGTGCAATAGCGATTTTGTCTCCCTGGACATTTGGAGTTGTCGCCGGTATTGTTTTCTTGATGCGTTATTCTGTACAACTGATTGTTGTCAATAAAGTTGCCAAGCAGTTTAATGAACGGAAATTCTATTTTTCTCTGCTGATGTTTGATGTTGTGTTGCCTCTGATAAGCCTTTACATCAAGATCTTTAGCAAGAAGAGTATTTTTAAGTGGAAATAAAACAGTTGCTTTTATATATGTACAGCCTCCGGTATTATCGGAGGCTTTTTTGTATTTGTTTGTCACTCATTCTTGTTACCTTTGCGTATGGAATGTCGTCTGAAACATTCACAGACTACACAAAAAACAAAAAAATAATATCATGTCAGTATTTAATGATTTAGAACCGAAGCTTCTTTGGAGCTTCTTTGATGAAATTCGTCAGGTGCCTCGTCCTTCAAAAAAAGAGGGTAAAATTATAGCCTATTTGAAGGCGATCGGCGAAAAGTTGGGTGTTGAAACAACGGTTGATTCTGCCGGGAACGTGGTGATGCGTAAAGGTGCAACTGCCGGCAAAGAGAAATCACCGGCTGTGATTCTGCAAGCACATGTTGATATGGTTTGTGAGAAAAACAGCGACGTGACCCATGATTTCGAGAATGATCCGATCGATATTTTTATTGAAGATAATTGGTTGAAAGCCAAAGGGACCACTCTGGGTGCGGATAATGGAATTGGAATCGCGGCTGCATTGGCGGTATTGGCTTCGGATACTATAGAACATGGCCCGATTGAATGTCTGTTCACCGTTGACGAAGAGACCGGACTTACAGGAGCTGCGGCGTTAAGTGCCACTGCATTGAAAGGAAGTGTACTGCTTAATCTTGACTCCGAAGAAGATGGCGAGATATTTATCGGTTGTGCCGGAGGTATCGACACGGTGGCAACTTTGGCATACACACCTGTAATGGCTCCAAAGAACTATTTTTGGGCTACTATAAGTGTGAAAGGATTGAAAGGCGGGCACTCCGGAGACGATATTGAAAAAGGCCTGGGAAATGCTAATAAAATACTTAATCGTTTTTTGTGGCAACAAGCGCGTAAAACTGAGTTGCGCCTGGCTGACTTTAACGGTGGTAATCTTCGTAACGCTATTGCACGCGAAGCTCATGCGCTGATTGGAATTCCATTTGATCAGAAAGAGCAGCTGAGAATTGATTTTAACCATTATATTACCGATGTAGAAGGAGAGCTTTTGTTGAAAGAGCCAGGCATCTGTTTAGAACTGGAGTCCGAAGAAGCACCGACCACGGTTGTCGATAAGAAAACCAGTGATTTACTGCTTAATGCCTTGTATGCCTGCCCTCACGGCGTTATCCGTATGAGTGATGAGCTTCCGGGTTTGGTGGAGACTTCCACAAATCTTGCTTCTGTGAAGTTTGACGGCAATAATAATATTGTTATTACAACCAGTCAACGCAGTTCTATCGAATCGGCAAAACACAATGTGGCGGCTATGGTTAATAGCGTGTTTACGCTGGCGGGAGCCTTGGTTAAGCATGGTGAAGGATATCCTGGTTGGAAACCGAATCCCAATTCTCCGGTAGTGAAAGTTACTGTCGATGCTTACGAACGTCTTTTTGGGGATGTGCCTCACGTAAGAGCAATTCATGCAGGTTTGGAATGCGGATTGTTCCTTGAAAAATATCCTCATTGGGACATGGTCTCTTTCGGACCTACCATCCGCGGCGCTCACTCTCCGTTCGAACGTCTCGATATTGAAGCAACACAGAAGTTCTGGAAGTTGCTGGTCGACGTGCTGAAAACGATATAATGATCAGGGCTCAGGAATCAGGGATGAGGAATTGGTATGGCGTTAGTTTTGCCTTATTTTTACACGCGATTTCTTATCCCTGATTCCTTCTTTTTTTAATCCTAATCTCTGAGATCCTTATGAAACTGATTACCGAAATATCAATCCCGTCTCCGTTAATATCCGTCACCTATGACAGGCCGTTGCTTACTATGGGTTCGTGTTTTGCAGAGAACATGGGAGAGCGGTTGCGGCAATACGGTTTTGATAGCGATGTAAATCCGTTTGGGATTTTGTATAATCCGCTCTCTATAGCTTCTTCTCTTGAACGTTTGATGAGCGGCAAACTGTTTACGGAAGCAGAGTTGTTTCAGTATAATGGCTTGTGGCACAGTTATGCGCATCATGGTAGTTTTTCAGCTGTGGCAATCGGCGAAACTTTGGAAAAGATAAATGCAAGTTTGGTGACGGCTGCGGAGCGTTTAGCTGATTATGGCATTTTGCTGGTGACGTTTGGTACTGCATGGGTCTATCGCAAAAATGATAGTGAAAATGTAGTGGCTAATTGTCATAAGGTGCCGGAAAAATACTTCACGCGTTCCCGCTTGTCGGTTGAGGATATAACTTCCCTCTGGATTCCTCTTTTGCAAAGATTGAAGCAACTTAATCCTAATCTTAGAGTCCTTTTTACCGTGAGTCCGATTCGTCACTGGAAAGACGGCGCTCATGAAAATCAATTGAGCAAAGCTGCTCTGTTGTTGGCTATTGAGCAGTTGAAAGATAGTTGTGACATTGCTTATTTCCCGGCATACGAACTGATGATGGATGAATTGCGGGATTATCGCTTCTATGCGGCAGATATGCTTCATCCTTCCGATTTAGCTATTGATTATATCTGGGAACGTTTTGTTGCCAGTTGCTTTGATAAATCTACCCGTGAAACCATGCGGGAAGTAGAACAGATTAACAGAGCGATGTCTCACCGTCCTCTTAATCCTGATTCGGAAGAATACTTGCGTTTCCGAAAGCAAACCTTGCTCCGCAAGGCCGATTTATTGCAACGTTTTCCTCATTTACGGTTGGATTGATTTTTTTTAGTGTTAAATAAGCTAAATAGTTTATTTTATTAAATTAGACATAAGGATATTTTTCTAAATTTGCCAAGTCGGAAGATATAGATATTGTCATTTTTTCTAAATCATATTCTTCTGACATTTCTTCCAAAATCTTTAGAGAAAGGCCAATCATCCCTGATGTCAGTTGATGATTGGCCGCGTGCCGGCAGTCATTCTTATTTTTCTATATATTTTTCACTAACCAAAATTGTTTTCAGAGCTTTATTGCAGGATGCGAATTAATGTTCGTATCCTGCAGTTGGCTATTATGTCGTTTCTGATATTTTTTAGCAGAAGTACTCATTCGATGTTTATATTTGTAGCCGGAAGACCTTAGCGACAATCACAAAGTTTAATTGCTTATGAAACTAAAACATGGTATAGAGATATTGACTCGAATTAGTTGTGCTTCAAACTTTCAGTGCTATTCTTTTTATCCACGAATTTTGAAAAAACACACATACAGAATGAGAAATATCAGTTTGTTCTTTCTGGCTGCTTTTGTGATTCTGTCATGTTCAAAAAAAGGAGATTCAGGAAGGGTGCATTCTGTTAATTGGGAAGCTCGCGTAGTTGGCCAAAAGGATATTTCAAAGTTAGTTCAGGGAAGTACATACCTGCCGGTTTATTCTTCAATATATCAATTACACGAAAATAAAACGTACGATCTGACCGTCACGGCAAGTATTCGTAATATTTCTCCGGCGGATACGGTTTATCTTCAAAAGGCTAACTATTACGGAACCGATGGACGATTGGTGCGTAAATATCTGCAACATCCGGTTTATATCAAACCGCTTGAAACGCTCGAAATTGTTATTTATGAAAAAGATCGGGCAGGAGGTACCGGAGGTAATTTTGTGTTCGACTGGGCTGCAAAAAGTGAGCAGAAAGCTCCTCTTTTCGAGGCTGTTATGATTTCGACTTCCGGACAGCAGGGACTCTCGTTTCTGACCCGGGGTGTGAGAATTGAGCGATAGCTGTAAATGATTAATTGTTAGTGTTTAATGCTGAAAAGATATTGCAATGAAAAACCATAAATTTTGCCAGAGTTGCGGCATGCCGTTTAGGGAAGACCCGAATGGAGGTGGAACCAATGCTGATGGTACAAAGAGCGCTGCTTATTGTAGTTATTGCTATCAAAATGGAAGCTTTACTTTTAATGGCACACTGAAGGAATTTAAGGAACATTGCCGGCAAAAGATGATTGAAAAAGGTATTTCAAAATTTATTGCATGGCTGTTTACCCGTGGAATTGGTCGTTTGGATCGATGGAAAAAATAAAACAATCAGGAGAAGTGATAATTTGTTGATACTTATTTTTATTCGGGGGTTTGAGTAAGGGGAGAGATAAGGCGCAGGCCGAAATCTCTCCCTATTTGTTTTTCTGTTATTGCCTGATTTTGCCCTTTTTGCAATTCATTGGGAATGGATATTTGTGTTATTCGTTTATAAATCATATCTTTGTGGTATGAAGAAGATGTTTCGAAACTACACGCTTGTGAAAATTGCATTGCTATTTTGCTTTGTGATGAACCTCAATGGAGGAATTCCGTTGCTGGCCGCAGAAGCTGAGCATCATTCGTCGCATTCTTCGTATGTTTTGGCCGTGTCTCCTTCCGATCATTTCGGAATTGCCGGTCAGGCGAAATTGTCCGGTGGTGTTAATGTCAGTTTGCCTGTAATGAGCAAAAATCATGTCAGGGAAACAACGCTTGCGATCCGCAATATTGCCTCGGTATATTTCAACAATCTTTCGCAATATACTTTCTATGCCGATAACCTCATTCGGCGTTTAGAGAAGCCGGATATCGTTTATCCGTTCCATTCTTTCTGGTAATCTTGTTTTTAGTTGAATCCGCATGATGGCGGAAGTGATTTTTTTGTCCGTCGACAGGCTATTGTACTGCCGGTAGTCGGATTGTGTCTTACTTTTAAACAACTAAAACATGGAAATTGGAACGACAATTGTCGGAATTATTATCATAGCGGTTTGCATAGCATCGTTGGTGTTGATGAGCCGCAGCAACAAATCAAAGCAAAATAACTTAAAGAAGTCTCTTGTAAATATAGCCTTGCATAATCATTGTGAGTTAACGCATTCGGAAGCTTGTGGAAATGTAGCCATTGGTATGGATGCTGCAAAAAAGAAGCTCTTTTTTGTGAGGAAGAAAGGCGAAGAGAACGTTTCTCGTATGTTGGATCTGAACGGACTTGCGAAGACTTACGTAGTGAATCTTAGTCGCACGGCGGGAGAAAAAGGTGAGTTGAAAGCGACTGATAAACTGGAGCTTATTTTGACGTTTCGGGAAAAGAATAAGCCTGACGATAAACTGGAGTTTTATAATGTAGAGAATGACAGTTTACGGCTTATGGGTGAGTTACAAATGATTGAAAAATGGAATAGCATTTTTAATCGATTCGTAAATGGAGATTCGATAGAAAAAATGTAATTTTGAACTGACATGAAAGCAATCTGTGGCAGAAACTACAGATTGCTTTCTGTTGTGTTTTTTACAGAAATCATTATGGATAAAACAGAAATTACATCTCAGAATGAACTAAACGTTTCTGAACCACCTGTGTTTGTGCCCGATTCGAAAGGGACAATCTGGTTGCATGTGAAAGATATCGTTTTGATTGTTGCCGGCATATTTTCGGCAGCATTCGGGCTGAAAGGCTTTTTGCTGACGAATCATTTTATAGACGGTGGTGTGACGGGGATATCGCTTTTGATATCGGCCGTTACGGGATTGCCATTCGCTCTGTTGATTTTCTTTATCAGTATTCCCTTCATGATACTGGCTTATCAGGTCAACGGTAAATTGTTTGCTGTAAAAACGGCATTGGCTATTACCGGGTTGTCGTTGTGTCTGGCGACAGTCTCTTTTCCTGACGTAACGAAAGATAACTTGCTGGTTGCTGTTTTTGGCGGAATCTTTCTGGGAGCCGGTATTGGCTTGGCCGTGAGGGGAGGTGCTGTGATCGATGGGACGGAGGTTCTGGCCGTTTATCTGAGTCGCAAATTGAGGACAACCATGGGGGATATTATTGTCGTAATCAATGTGTTGATTTTTTCGCTGGCAGCTTATTTTTTGTCTGTGGAAATTGCTCTTTATTCGATGATTACTTATGTGTCGGCTTCAAAGGCGCTCGATTTTCTGGTAGAAGGGCTGGAAGAATATATCGGGGTTACTATCGTGTCGAAACGAAGTGAAGAAGTCCGACAGATGATTATTGATGTGATGGGGCGTGGAGTGACGCTCTATTGCGGTAAGAGGGGATATGGCAAACACGGTGAAACTCAGAGTGTGGACATTGTATACACGGTAATTACCCGCCTCGAACTGGCAAAACTGAATACAGAAGTCGAGAAGATAGAGCCGGATGCGTTCATTGTTATGAACCGGGTAAAAGATACGAAAGGTGGTGTCATTAAAAAACGACCTCTTCACTGATGTGTTATCCGGTTAATTCTTCAGATAGGGAACCTGTTTGTTTTCTATCACATATTTCTTTACAGGGTGCGAAATTTTGCGCTGGCGTAAAGAAACCGCAGTGACTTTTACCGTGACGTCAATGGATTGTAGCTTGTTGCCGTTTTTCAGACAAACAAAATATTCTCCTTTCAGAGGTGATGTGATACGCGAAAAGTCGTTCACAACATTACCTTGTTTAATCCATTTGAAGGGCTTTCCGGCTTCGAACAGAAATGCATTGGTGGCATCGGTGATCCAGTATTCCACGCTTTCGCCTCCTGAAATGGAGGTGAGAAACGACGTGCCGTTGAGTGCCAGCGCTGCTAGCGGACCGTAACCGGGAATCGCGGAAACCAATGGGCTGGCCGATCTTAGTAGGCCTGCAGTTGCGTCATTGAAGGCTTTGTTCCCTGCCTGATTGACTCCGATATAGTAGCTGTAAGCGATGGTTTGTAATGGCAACGTATACGAAAACGACATCTTATTGCTTTTGGTGGATAGCAAGGCATGAATATTTACCACTTTGTCGGTGAGATTTGAAATTAAGGTGTCGGTAACAAGAGTCGTTTCCGTTTCGTTCTTACATCCGATAGTGTCTTTGGTAGTTTTCCAGTAAACGGTGGTGTTGAATTTTGCGGGTGCTTCACTTCCCGGAATCCGTTGAACGGAATATCGGCAGATTTTATCTTTCGGATCATTGTTTGTGAAGCGAAACAGGTAGATGCCGGTGTGAGGTATCGATATTGTTTTTTGTTTTATTTTGGATGTCTTGTAGTCGGCAAATTGAGAAGATGACGGATATTCAAGAATTTCTACGCGGTCTATTTTCCCTCCTTTTTCAGATTCAAAAGAAAAAACCAGTTGGTCGCCTTCTGCTAATCCGCACAAGTATTCATGCGTTGTCTGTTTTTCAACCTTGACTGTCGATTCATACACATTGATCGGATTTTGCCCCATAATAAATGACACCATTGTCATCATCACCATAAAGATACCGCAACGTAGTTTCATCTTATCCTTTTTTTGTTGCAAAATTAAGCTTTTCCATCCATACGAGTGGCTTTTGCATTCTGAAAAACGACAATTGCGTCTGGTTTAGACTCATCGTGTCACGTACTATGGTAGGGATTCACGAATCGTATTGTTCAATTATTTTGTGGGAATTAATACAATTCGCTTGTTTTTAATTTATCTTTCGAAGATATTCGATGGGTAGGTCACTCCTCGTGACTCCCCTATAAACAGGGACTTGAAGCGAATTGTTATTTCTAATACTGCATTTATGGGAACACTCAATGCTACCGAAGTTATAGAATGGGCGAAACAGTTTCTGTCGCAAGCAGAACAGGAATTGACTGTTGAAGAAAAAAAAGAGCAGGAAAAGTATGCTATCCTGATTCAAAATCCGAAAGATAAATTTTTGCTGTCGAAATTACTTGACGAATCGTTGCAAATACGAAGTAATAAGCGGCTGGCACGTAGGATGAAAACTCTTTTCGATCGTTATGGCGTTCCTTCTTTTTTCGATAAAACAGATGCTTTTCTTATTAAGGTATTTGCCTGTTTTGGGTATCTGTTTGATTTTATTGCAGTTCCTGTCTTCAAAAAACGGCTTCGTTCCGATACCGCAAAGGTGATAATAAACGAAGAAGCCTCTTTGTTGAATCGTCATCTAAACGAGCGGAAACGACAACATATCGGGCAAAATGTCAATTTGTTAGGAGAAGTGGTTCTGGGTGACGGAGAGGCAGATCATCGTTACCGACATTATCTGGAAGCCCTGAAAGATCCCCGCATTAATTATATTTCGATCAAAATTTCGGGTATTTATGCTCAGATCAATCCACTGAATTACGAGCAGAATAAAATAGATCTGTGCGAAAGACTCTCCCATATTTATCAACAGGCAATAGATTATCCTTTTGTGGATGATGATGGTCAGTCGAAAGCCAAATTTGTCAACCTTGATATGGAAGAGTATAAGGATACAGAACTTACGCTCGATGTTTTTCTTACCGTATTAAGTCAGCCGCAATTCAAAAACTATTATGCCGGCATTGTGGTGCAGGCGTATCTGCCTGATGCATGGGGATTTCAAACCCGGTTGCTCGAATTTGCTAAAAAACGGGTTGCCGAAGGTGGTGCTCCTATCAAAATGCGTTTGGTAAAGGGTGCTAACCTGCAAATGGAAAGCATTATTTCCTCGCTTAAGGGTTGGGAGAATCCGGTATATGATTCGAAAGTGAAAGTGGATGCCAATCATTTGCATGTTCTGGAGCGTGCTTTGGAGCCAGGGAACGCAAGAGCGGTTCATGTTGGTGTGGCGACACATAATTTCTTCAGTATTGCGTACGCTTACCTGCTGAGCCGGAACAATGGAGTTGATGAGTATGTTACCTTCGAAATGCTTGAAGGGATGGCCAATCATTTGCCTCGCGTTATGCGCAAACTGGGACGACAGATTATTTTGTACACTCCGGTGGTAAGTGATGAGCATTTTTTGAACGCAGTTTCATATCTTGTTCGTCGTTTGGATGAAAATACGGGAAAAGATAATTTTCTTAGTTATTCCTTTAATCTGAAAGTAGATAGTGAGCACTGGAAGTTTCTCGAAGCTCAGTTTTTGCAGGCCTATGCTCTGAAAGACAGCGTGGAGGTTACTCCTTTAAGACGACAAGACAGAACAAAAGAAGGGTCAGCCATACAAGCGGATTTGCATTGTTTTAAAAATGAACCCGACACCAACTTTGATCTGAAGCCAAATAAAATATGGGCGGATTCTATTCGTCGTGCCTGGATGAGGCATAAGGAAGATAAACCATATGAGATACCGGTTCAGATTGGAACCAGGCACTCTTTGTCAGAGAAGAAGAGATTGTATTTAGATCGTAGCCAAAACGATGAAGTGTGTGTCTGTAAGGTGAATATGGCTAGTCATTCGCAGGTGAGGGATATTGTAATGCTTGCGGAGAAAGATGCATCGGAGTGGAGAAAGAGTTCGCTCGATAAAAGAAATCGTATTTTGCACAAAGTGGCAGATCATCTTGCTGCGAAAAGGGGACACCTGATCGGATGTATGTCTGCAATTACAGGCAAAACATTTAATGAAGGTGATGTGGAGGTGTCGGAAGCAATCGATTTTTGTCGTTACTATCCTATTTCTATGTCTCGATTCGAAGCGCTTGAAACAATAAAAATCTCACCTAAAGGTATCGTGTTGGTCATTCCTCCCTGGAATTTTCCGCTGGCAATTCCCGTAGGAGGAGTAGCGGCGGCACTTTCAGGAGGGAATAGTGTAATCCTGAAGCCAGCAACGGTTGCTTATCCGGTGGCTTGGGAGTTTGTGCAATGTTTTTGGGATGCAGGAGTGCCAAAAGATGCGTTGCAGATTGTTTGCCCCGATAGTCGCGAATCTTTGGGTTACCTGACTGCCCATCCGGCCATCAGCCATGTTATCCTGACCGGAGGAACCGAAACGGCTTTTCGTCTGTTGGAAAGTAATCCTACATGCCCGTTGTCGGCAGAAACGGGCGGAAAAAATGCGATCATTCTGACTGCAAGCGGAGATCGGGATCATGCAATCCAAAACATTATGACCTCGGCCTTCAGTAATGCAGGACAGAAATGTTCGGCATGTTCATTGCTTATTCTAGATAAGTCGATTTATAATGACACAGACTTCAAATTAAAGCTTATTGATGCAGTCACAAGCCTGCACACAGGTAGTGTTTGGGAGGGAGGAACGGTTGTGGGGCCAATGATTACCTCTGAAAACGAGAAATTGCTTTATGCCATCAACCATCTCGAAGACGGTGAGTGGTGGTTGGTTGAGCCCGAGTTTGCCGATGAAAAACATTATATGTTGAAGCCTTGTGTGAAGTGGGGTGTAAGGCCGGGTAGCTATACCTTTACTACCGAGTTGTTCGCTCCTTTGCTGGCGGTGGTGTGTATGGATGATCTGGAACATGGCATTGAATTGGCAAATAGTTCGGATTATGGTTTGACTACCGGTTTGCAAAGTCTCGACGAAACGGAACATGCTTTGTGGAAAGAGAAGATAGAAGCCGGTAATTTGTATATTAACAGAGGAATAACCGGAGCCATTGTCAGTCGACAGCCGTTTGGAGGTATGAAATTGTCGGCTTTTGGTGGTGGAATTAAAGCTGGCGGTCCAAATTATGTTTCTTGTTTTGTGAATATAGAAGAAGCTTCGCTTTATGATTCGAAAGATGTGATTGAATACAGCTCATTATCACAACTGTTAAAAGAAGAAGAACGATCCCGTTTCGCGGCGGCTGTTGACAGTTATCAGCGAAACTACAGAGAAGAATTTGCTGTTACCCGGGATATTCATC harbors:
- a CDS encoding aspartate kinase gives rise to the protein MKVLKFGGTSVGSAQRFKDVAKLICDGNQNLVVLSAMSGTTNTLVEISDYFYKKNPVGALEVINALEKKYLNTTKELYAADETRQEAEVEIKKLLNYIRTFSKSIFTLFEEKIILAQGEMLSTTMMNIYLKEIGVKSVLLPALEMVKTDKNGEPDNVYIRENIAKQLQLNPDAEIYITQGYICRNFYGEIDNLQRGGSDYTASLLGAAIDAEEVQIWTDIDGMHNNDPRFVEGTKPVRNLHFEEAAELAYFGAKILHPTCVLPAKLSNIPVRLLNTMDPTAPGTLISNETEHGKIKAVAAKDGITAIKIKSGRMLLAYGFMRKVFEIFESYQTPVDLVTTSEVGVSVTIDKTKHLEEIVNDLKKLGTVTVEKDMVIICVVGDLYHEYVGLQAIVVNALKDVPVRMVSYGGSNYNISFLVNKDDKIKALQALQSIFE
- the lysA gene encoding diaminopimelate decarboxylase produces the protein MVKGSFPVDKLRVVETPFYFYDLQLLKQNLEAAKTEAERYGYHVHYAVKANANDRILETIAKAGFGADCVSGGEVEASIKAGFPAGKVVFAGVGKADWEINLGLDNDIFCFNAESIPELEVIDELAAAKGKKARVALRINPNVDAHTHHYITTGLNENKFGFNMEDMSKVVDLLKTLTNVELVGIHFHIGSQITDMCPFQNLCVRVNEIQDFFEQKGFKLEHVNVGGGLGINYQHPNHVPISDFEAYFKVFHNHLQLRPRQQLHFELGRAMVASCGSLITKVLYVKEGTTKKFAIVDAGMTDLIRPALYQAYHHIENITSDEPFEPYDVVGPICESSDTFGTARMLNGTKRGDLIALRSAGAYGEIMASRYNLRKLPGVYYSDQD
- a CDS encoding glycosyltransferase produces the protein MNILASLQRLTAIDYCLMAVLLVVFGIQIYYYSYHFASIIKYRKKRDNGIVPFVENLPPVSVIICAKNESENLRQFLPAILEQDYPCFEVIVVNDGSTDETSDLLQELSLTYPNLYRTFVPENANIRSTKKLGLTIGIKAAKFDVLLFTDADCKPASNKWIENMARNFTQSTEFVLGYGAYMQENGFMSRMISFDTLFIGMQSLGYALNGHPYMGVGRNMAYRKETFVRMKGFSKSLGIQSGDDDLFVNNGANEYNTRVEISAESVTWSVPKSTYRSWFRQKERHLSTSSFYKADGLLRIGVEVASRGLFYALICAIAILSPWTFGVVAGIVFLMRYSVQLIVVNKVAKQFNERKFYFSLLMFDVVLPLISLYIKIFSKKSIFKWK
- a CDS encoding aminoacyl-histidine dipeptidase yields the protein MSVFNDLEPKLLWSFFDEIRQVPRPSKKEGKIIAYLKAIGEKLGVETTVDSAGNVVMRKGATAGKEKSPAVILQAHVDMVCEKNSDVTHDFENDPIDIFIEDNWLKAKGTTLGADNGIGIAAALAVLASDTIEHGPIECLFTVDEETGLTGAAALSATALKGSVLLNLDSEEDGEIFIGCAGGIDTVATLAYTPVMAPKNYFWATISVKGLKGGHSGDDIEKGLGNANKILNRFLWQQARKTELRLADFNGGNLRNAIAREAHALIGIPFDQKEQLRIDFNHYITDVEGELLLKEPGICLELESEEAPTTVVDKKTSDLLLNALYACPHGVIRMSDELPGLVETSTNLASVKFDGNNNIVITTSQRSSIESAKHNVAAMVNSVFTLAGALVKHGEGYPGWKPNPNSPVVKVTVDAYERLFGDVPHVRAIHAGLECGLFLEKYPHWDMVSFGPTIRGAHSPFERLDIEATQKFWKLLVDVLKTI
- a CDS encoding GSCFA domain-containing protein yields the protein MKLITEISIPSPLISVTYDRPLLTMGSCFAENMGERLRQYGFDSDVNPFGILYNPLSIASSLERLMSGKLFTEAELFQYNGLWHSYAHHGSFSAVAIGETLEKINASLVTAAERLADYGILLVTFGTAWVYRKNDSENVVANCHKVPEKYFTRSRLSVEDITSLWIPLLQRLKQLNPNLRVLFTVSPIRHWKDGAHENQLSKAALLLAIEQLKDSCDIAYFPAYELMMDELRDYRFYAADMLHPSDLAIDYIWERFVASCFDKSTRETMREVEQINRAMSHRPLNPDSEEYLRFRKQTLLRKADLLQRFPHLRLD